The stretch of DNA GGCGTGGTCGACCAggtcggcggcgccgtcggccgCAATGCGGGCGATGGGGCGCGCCCACTCCTTGGGACCCCACCGGTGCATACGCCGGAGgtccgcgtcggcggcggcgccggggcctcCGCCGGAGCAGCCGCCGATGGAGAGCACGAGGAGGTCCTCGACGCCGCGCACGAACGGGAACTCGTGCTTGTTGTGGAGCACGTgcgtgatggcggcggccgccgggctGCCCATGGTGGGCCCGCTGTCCACAGCGGCGCAGGACGTGGCGCCGTCCACCGAGGACACCTCGGCGGGCTCGAAGCGGCCGGCCTCGGACCACGCGGCGCGGCCGACCTCGCAGAGGCGGAAGTCGTAGCTCTCGTTCTCCAGGGCGTCGGCGCGCGAGAACACCAGCGGCGCGGACGTCTTGAGGTCGTAGCAGGAGATGAGCACGGGCTTGATGGTGTCCCGCAGGGTGAGCTCCTCGCCGAACGCGGACCTCATGGCCGCCCCCAGCGCTGCCGTGGGCGCTGCCAGCGGACGCTTCTTCCCGCGGCAGaacagggaggccgaggagcccGCGGGCCTGCGGAACATCCGCGGCGCGTGGTCCGCCACGAGCCGCCACGTGTCGTCGGCGTGGAACAGCGGCGCGCCGCGCGAGTGCGTGGAGAAGAGCATCGCCGCGAACACGCCCCCCGCGCCGGTGCCTGCGGCGAGGTCGAAGTAGTCGGCGACGCGGGCGTCAGGGTCCCCCGAcgcgcggcggagcgccgcctccaGGTGCGCCAGCGCGCGGCCGGCCAGCAGCGCCCGCAGCCCGCCCCCGCCACCGTCTACGCAGAGCACGCAGACCTTCCCCCGCTGCGCCGCCTTCCCCggcgcgaccgccgccgccgcagccgccgccgacgcctgcgccggcggcggcgccttggGCAACCAGAGCTGGTGCGGGTCGGTGTAGCCGAACAGGAACTTGCTCTCGAGGATGGAGAAAATCTCGTAGCTGAGCTTGTCCGTGTCGGCGCCCCCCGCGTCGGCCTCCTCGTGCAGCCTCTCCACCTGCATCTCCTCCGCCTCGTCCATGGCCCCCCCGCAGCCGCCAACACAGTCAACCCCTCCGCGAATCAACCGCGCAGGAAAGCAGACAGAATCTCTTGCGGATTCGCAAAGATTGCTGCCGGCCAAGACCTGCTCGCCTTGTctcccgccgcgcgccccttTTAAGATCACGGCTGCCGGGCAGCGCGCGTTACATGCCAGTCGCCGCTAGTGGTGGGCGGGGTGCCTTTTGATCCTTGCGCGCGCCAGAGCACGCGGGGAAAGGAAGGAGCGAGCACGGAAAGGTGCGCGCGCGGGCGAGACGAGAGCGAGCGGGAGGCCGGCCGGTCGAGGAGGCTAGGAGAAAGAAGGGAGGAGCGAAGAGAGGCGAGGGAGAAGCGGGGGTCGTCGACTCGTCTTCTTTCTCCCCACTGATCGTGCCGCGCTGCTGCGCCGTTCACGGATGGGTGCACCGGGTTCAGGGGCGCGGGCCGTTCCGCGGGCGCACGCCTCCGCCGGAGGCGAGACGGGAGCCGTGGAGCGGGTCCGCGGAGTGGGGTTGGGCGTCACGGCGCGGTCGTCACCTGGACTCGTGCTGGATTAAGCTAGAGTAATTAATCCGAGTGGTGGGGCCCGGGAAGCCAGAGCGGGGGAGTAATTAATCCGGCTGATTCCAGCACAGCCCGGTGGATTAGCACGATCGAGGCGGGGGGCGCCTGCGCCTCCGTGGAGGCGGTCCAcggtcgcggcggcgcgccgaggAGCGCGACCACACGATGTGCTTGCACTTTTGCCTGTCGTGCGTGCCGTTGTACGGTCCCTCTTTTTTTCCCCGTCGTGACGAATCTGGGGTGGGGGGCAGTATTTCTGCAGAGACTTGACAGCACGCGAGTGGCAGTTGCAGCGCAGCCTCTGCGCTCTCGCGAACTCCAAGGCCTGTCGCGTACGGCCCCAAGTGTGGCTTCAGCCTTCAGGTGCCACTTCGACAGGATGCCCGCCCACTGGCACGTTCCAGCTAAGCAGGCCAGCAGGGCCTGCACAATCAGCGCCATCGATGGGTTCGCGGCCTGCTCAATCAACGTGCCActccctttcaaaaaaaaaaacgtgcCACTTCCACTTGGATGGTCTACAGGACTCGGTCCACGTGGCGCTGAGATGGAGCCGAACGGGTTACCCGCTGGCGCCTCCGCCCGTCCTCGGCGGGTCCACGAGCCACTCCCTTTTCTCCTTGGTCAAACGCAACGGGACAGCTGGGCGGCACGCCGCCGGAAATGGACGCGCCCcgcacggcacaactgccgagTCAGCAAGCCATTTCCGTGGAGAGCTAGGAAGGAGAGAAACTTTCCCTACGCCCCCTCGCTGCCACGCGAGCCCGCAACCCCCGCCTCCCACTGGCGATCTTGTGCGGACTAGGCCCTGCCAACACGACGCCTGCCGTGCGCCCCCTGCGATGGACCCGTACGCGACGAGGAGCAAGTCAATGGCTCCGCGCACGAGTCCGTGTGCTCGGTTCGTGACTTCGTGGTCACACGCGCGCGGGAACGGACTAGAGTGCTGCTGTCTCTGCCTGCGGGGCACCGCCTGTtagcgcggccgcgcggcggcgaggctcaccGGACCGCTCACGTGTGCCGCGCGCGGACGTTGGGAAGGGAACAAGCGAGAATTCACGGGGGGCGTGCCCGTGCACTGTGCAGAGCGGCAGCGCAGGACGCCGTTGTTTTGCCTTGAGCCGCCGCCGTTGGGTATGATAAGAAAACGATGGCAAACTGTCTGGTTGCAGCTTGCAAgtttggagttggagccgggCATCAGTTTTCCACGTGAAACACTCGCCAGTCGGCCCTGAGGAGAGAAGTGGAGAAGCGCCGGAACCTTGGAGTTGGAACTGACCGGCCACTGGCGACCTGGTGCTGAGCTCTGGTGGGCTTCTGAGCAAGGTTTTAAATCTCTcactatagcttccgctatgaCCCGCTATAGCTATCTGAGGCATGATTCCGCTATTTGAACTCGTGTGTATTTTAGCCGCTATAGCCcgctgtcggtaccccaggactggggtacccctcttgctgtgtctaggcaagagcctcgtagttatccttaactacgccctgacggccgagcagccggacccctgtggtcctgAGCCCGGCTCTCCCGGCagggcggccccggacccgctccacGCCTGtgaagggtccggtgacgccacgtatcccggaggaagtagccctcagccaaaacagttGGGGCCCCCCGGACCCCCCGGACCCCCCAGGGAGTCCCAGACCCCTGCCGGCTCCGGAGCCCATatgctatccggacccctcagcagggagggaacagacacacCGCctaggggggtccggagccgccacgtgtccgcaggcgcaggtacgcgcgcggctgccaagcttcctctggaagacttgcccacctactgcattcaatgcgggagacgttTAGTGCGCTCTGccgcagcagagcccgaggagacttttgccaggctgtactgttggtcgcgcgttaccaaggtgcCCAGTACAGCCGCCGGCGCCACTTACaccacgcgcgtcagtctgctacgccagttagacacgacaacccGGCGACGGAGTATTCTAAcggctacgcggtagacccaacagtctacgccgcaacctacactgcctcaacgggcgcctcaccGATGGGAAAGGAGAAGACCCcgtcggtcagagagtctacaggacggtgaagcgtatccggcaagagattctccatcactgtagcaccattagtgtctatttagtatagtatacatccttgttgggcccacctgtcgggggcCAACGACTGTGTACGTGTCCTCCttgcactataaaagggggacgcccgctagagaatGACTCAAGCCcggctgggcagaggatagactcattcatactaagagcaattcatctcacagtggatgtagggtattacgctccggcggcccgaaccactctaaatccgtgtgttcttgcgttcttgcccctgaGCTAGATTAGCCTAATAGCTTGGCActttcccgagtactccccctcggggaataggcaggtgcgttccgccacccggctgtgggtacccccaaaagcccacgacatttggcgccgtccgtggggatggGTGCAAgcgttggctagatctccaagcttctgaggctgagctcatcctctgcaacggcaCCGAAACGACgatgccctcggtgcggcggcgcacggcagcggcgcctgctgtgcgtcaccactgcgacacctcagagccggcgtggcggcgcgcAGTGGAAACAAACACTGTGCGCTACCCTACAATACCtctgcgtcggctcaaggctttctctcaagcaaccaccaggGTTCCCCTGCGGTGGCacagcgtcggctcaaggctttctctcaatatGAAGCCTGGAGCCAACCGCTGTGGCCCGGGGGAAGTCGACCGtcgtctcctccctcgccagGACCGACTCTCTCTCTCGGTGCTGTTGCAGATAGGACCCCGCCACCAGGCGTGGGGGCCCAATGCCAGCACCAAGgtcgagccggcgaacgaccgcccttctccgcGCTCCGTGCTCATCCAAATGAGCACCCAGCTCGTGACGAGCGGTCATCGGGCTGGCTTCCGACGACAGACGGAGACGgctgggccactcccattcaaagccaaagaatttgtcccCATGCTATCTGAGCATGGGACATTCCTTTTGCTGGGAAGAGCCCTGCGacctcccgaggtgatgctggatgatgctgtacaGGCACACCCACGatgccttcgcctccgacgatCATGAAGAACCCCCAAGGTGGCTGTTCCACTTCGGCCGGGAAGTGCATGCCTTGCGAATGGCATCCCCTACCTCAATTTGGGTCGAGGGGTAGCGGAGAGGGGAGCTCCGCGGTGGCTGGCGCCGgcaatggcgagcggcggcgctacaAGCTAGAAGGGGAGGGCTGGGGTGGCGGATGTGGCAGTggggtggaggagcggcgctggGGGCCCTTTTAAAGGCGAGCCAAGGCGGTGGAGGCTTGGCGGTAcgcgggcggaggccggcgggcgGTGCGGCCGAATAAATGGcgtcgcgacgcggcggcgctagcggcgAGGCGGGATGGGACTGGTCGGGCAGGCTGCGAGGGGTGCTgtgcgggcgtcaacggcgAGCTGAAGCGAGGCGAGTGCTGGCGACGCGACGCCtcgggcaggcggcgctgtgcggcgtcaacggcggcagtGGGCGGGGTCGGGGCAGTGGCGAgcggggccgggcggccggcgagcggcgtgaCCACGCGTGTGTGTGTGCGCTGAGGCGGCGAGTGGCACAGGGAGGCAGTGCTGGCGCgggccggcgtgcggcgcgagcacgcggtgcgcgcgcgcgggcgcacgGGCAGGCCGAGGCGGCGCGTGTGCACGCGGGTGAGCGGGTGCTGCAGTGTGCGCGAGCGCTGCGGCTAGGAGCAGGCCGGAGCGGGGAGAGGCGCTCGGGCGGTCGGAGTGCAGCGCGGCTCGGGGGCGTGCGCATGGGAGCGGAGCAGAGGGGAAGGGAAAGCGGGAGAAGGAAGGAGGgggaaaagagaagagaaaaagaaaaaaaaagaaaaatggaaaatggaaaaaaaaaagaaaagaaaaaggagggagagagagagaaaaaggagagggTGGAGGCGGGATTCGCGCCGCGGTCGCGGCgctcggtcggccacgcgtggcgtcgGGCACGCGCGCGCGGTCAGGCGCGTCCCACAGGTCGAGGGTGAACAACacgatggattcggatgtcgggGTCGGGTCTTTCGGAGATCGGGTGACCAGGCGGGAAAAAGGTTTGAGCTCAACAATGAAAAACTTTTTAAACCATTTTATCGTGTGAATTATTTCGGtggattttgggatgttacagagtggtaccatcaaccggtacctatggatgagccttagataccagttggtgttaccaaccggtacctaaagcTCATCCATAGATTCCAtcaaccccaaaagtaccggtatgaagatgaaccggCATAGGTACTGGTTCATCTTTATACCGATATTTTTAGAGTGGACCTTTGGCTTATTTTCTACTAGTGGTAGTAGCAGTTGGAACCCCAAACAGATCCCTACTGAAAATACAGCGAGTGCACCGCGCGCTCCCGTGGCCGGAGCGCTTTGTTCTGCTTACTGCTCAGGGGAATTTGATTGATTACGACGAGGCCGTCGATTAGGTTAGATGTCATGTTGGGGGCAGATGCCCATTGTCTTCTACCGAACAATGGCTGATGGGAGCCCCAGATTTCCAGGCGCGAGTGGGACGCGAATAATGCACGCGCGCCATGCAGGCACGTATAGGTTATTACAGCTTACATACAAAAAGACACGGACACACACGCTCTCTCGTCGACACGATCGCATGCTATCCTATTCTACTACTACTATACTCCTGCGGAAAGGCGAACCAGCACTCTGAGACCTCCACCTCCAGACAGCCACCCCACCCTTTTGTCGCCGGCGCACAGGCTTTTCCTCGCTCGCCCGCCATTGACAAGCACGCACAGCCACCGCGTCAGCCACGCCATGCACGGAATAGTTAAACACGACGGTGTGGTCGTAGTATCTTCCACGGGCACAGACGAGGCGTGGCCTTTATGATTGATTGGGACCACCGTGCATCAGATCCCATCCCGTAGACTGTTGTAACGTcgcccgtccatccatcggtaGGCCGTACATCGTAATCCGTGTATACGCAAGTGGTACAGATGGTcctcaactttttttttaattttttgagAAAACTATTAATAATCTGCAATTCGTCTTCATTGTTTGATCATGGGGGTATGAACGTGTCACGCGCATCCATATATAAAAATGGAGATGGTAAGAATTTGCGTGATGCTAAACAttgaaaacatgctctctgtcGCTCGTGGGATCTGTATGGTATGGCATATGGGTATAGAGTATAGACAGGGGTCCAGTCCACTCACCCGCCCGGCCACACGTAAGGGCAGTCCAATGGGATATTAATTGTAGTTTCTATCTCTCTTGAATATATTGATAACTCATCATTTTTGCTGACGTGACAAGAGAATCAATGAAGATAGAGATTAGAAAAGAGAGAAACGGTTTCTTTCTCACGAAACCGAGTCTTCACAAGAATTGAGACTCGAAGAAACCGGGTATTGGGCATTGGGGAGACTTTACTGGTTTCCAGTGCCTTTTCCTTGGATCCACTGTTCCGACGTCTGCCGCCGCGCCAAATCCGCCCTGCACCTTGCTCCCAGACTCATCGGAGCATCATCAGCGGCGGCACTGGTTGTTGTGCATCAGCGAGACGGTGTGGGTGATGCTGTCGTAGTCGTCGAAGGCGGCGCGGTGGCCCGGTTGAGCAGGTccacctgcaggctgcagcatcGTGAGGCGCTCTGCCACCCCGTCGGAGCACCGTCGAGCGCCCAAACTGAGATCCGACTGCCGAACCGCGACAGACAGCCAGGAAGAAGAACTCGTCGGCCTACACGTTCTATGCGAACCTAACTCGGTCCTCGGCGCAGTGAGGAGCAGCGTTGCCCGGCGTCGGAGAAGGAGCTGTATTTCGCCATGCCCAGGTCCTCTCCGTACGCATCCCTTGCCCAATGATGCTAGGAAAGAAAACAGAAAGCAAATCGAGACCCAATCGAGCACAAatggtaaaagaaaagaaacagtaGAGAGCAGACAGTCTCAAATCAACCTCCGGCGCAATCAAATCGAGACCCAAACTGGGTTCAGACTGTTCTTGCTCCACGGGCCTGCATGCTTcctgttttctttcttttttttataaggCTGCTTGGATGGGTCTTGATTTGAGGTTTGGATTTGGGTTTATTTCAACCAAACAGTAGAGGGAAGCTCAAATCAACCTCCGTGTGGCTTGCAGCTAGGATGCACCATGGCTGTGGCGGCGGCATGCAAGACAGAGGAGGGTTGGAGaatgagaaagaagaagaatctGACCGAGAAGAAAGGGAATAAATAAGATAAGCTTGTGGCAAGGTCGAATTTCTTCCTGGCTTCCACCCAAAAAGTCAGGTGGTGGCGACGGTCACTGTGTTATATGCACAACGGATCCGTATCTTTTTTTATAGTATATTTAAGTGGCTCATTATATAGAAACTGCTGTAGAAATTATAGGTTGAGGAAAATAGTTTCTAAATATCATTAATTATACTTAGTATTTTGCTCTTGAAAACTGTACATAGAAACTCTCCCTAGGGACTGCCCCGAGAGCATGTACAACGGAGGGACGACCCCGTCGACATGCTGTGTTTTCTTGCAAAAGTCCCCCCGGGAGAGAGAGCATTTACTGAAGAAAGAGAGAGCACCCGGCGTCTCGTTCGACTACGGCTGCGGCGCGTGCTCCGACGCCGATCGACGACTCCGCGCGCCCGTTGTACGATCCGCTCCCGTTCGTCGTCGGCGTCGCGGATCCGATGCGCGCGCGGGCAATTTTTGCTTCGGGCGCGGCAAATCTCGCGCCAAATCCACCTCGGAGCGCTATTGAAATACCGCCCCCAAATCCCGAGTCGGCCAACCCTAACAGCAGGAAGAgaagtgagcggcggcggcgcccggcggccaCACGATGCAGCAGCAACAGaagaggtcggcggcggcggcgcgggagccgcTCAAGGCGGAGGCGCAGCGGGAGCGGAgggccaaggcggcggcgcagaagggcgCGGCCACGGGGGGAGCTGCTGCGGCGGCACCGGAACAGAGGCGGGAGGCCACGggtggagctgcggcggcgccggagcagaTGAGTTCCGGCCGCCCCGGCCATGCGCTGGAGCAGAACGGAGCAAGCGGAGGTTCGGCAGCTACTATGCCCTTTTAGTGAAATGTTATTGTTTTGCATCCAAACAGGATCTGACATTGTTTTAGTGAGCAAAACTATGCCCTTTTTAAGATTTTGGTTTGACTGAAGTAAATTTCATATAATTTGGTGATGTTATAAAATACAAATGAGACCTGATGCCGAGGAAGTAGAACATCTGATGGGTGGGGCTGGGACGATTGTGTAGGTACCCCCATGTGTTCTTGCTATGATGCTATCTGTTCTTGTTATCATTATATTAGACAATAAATCAACCTCTTTGTGAAGACCTTTTCTACTTGGCTGTCAGCTCGAAACTTCCAATGGGTCCTTGTGCTATGCTCCTGACTCCTGTTATTTGTTAAGGTAGCTAGTTCATACCTTTTGTTTAAAAAACAAATACTGCAGATCAATCAAAGGGACTGTCAAAGAGGCTGCAGAGAAGCAAAGGGAGGCAAGAAAGTTTGAAGTTGAAGCCAAGATGTTTGAGACCTACAACAGGCTACTGTCAGTGGACAAATCATTGATGACTGATGAGGAGAAGGAAGATCATGCTATCACAATGAAATGTTTGAAGAAGCTATTTCCAGATTGCATTTGAGGTCAGTAATTTTCAAATAATACCTTCATTGTAGCTGATCTTATCTTGCTGAATTAGTCATTCTAAATTAGTCATGATTATTTCATTGTGAGGACAGTTTGAGTCATGGGGAATTAGTCATGCTTCCTATTGCATATGTATTTTATGCATTGCCGTACCTAAATTTATTTTGTGTGAACTGATGACTGTTGAAGTGTCGTACCTAAATTTATTTTGTGTGAACTGATGACTGATGAAGTGTCGTACCTAAATTTATTTTGTGTGAACTGATGGCTATTGATGTGCCATATTAAATTTATTTCATTGCCGTATGAACTGAATGGTTGACTGGCTCGCTGAACTGAAGCTGCATGTATTACTCTCTGAATTGAAGGGTTGCATTGCTTGTGTATGAACTGAAGCTGTATGTATTCCTCTCTGAACTGAAGGGTTGCATTGCGTGTGTATGAACTGAAGCTACATGTATTCCTCTCTGAACTGAAGGGTTcccttgtgtgtgtgtgaactGAAGCTGCCTGAAGATCTAGGCGATGATGGCGATCCTCCTCTCCCTGATGCTGATCATCCTCTGCCTGAAGGTGATTCGGGTGAAGATCTGGGCGATGATGGAGTGCTATGGGCAAAGGGGAAATTAGAGCTACATATTTTAATCATTATTACTTTTATCGTATCATATCATGTATTCCTAAGAACTTTCTTATatgaaaatatatatattatatatatgctTCTCTAAGAGACTCATGCAAATTATTTGTCTTCTCTCACGGAAGCAACAAAATAGCTACAAAGATCAAATTGTGTACTAGATCATGAGTCCAAAGATGAATTAAATAGCTTGTAGACAGCGAAAAATACAACAACTGTCTAAACTGTTGTATAAGCTGTCAATTGAGCTGTCTGTGTGGTAAAAAGACAGCAGCCATCTAAACTGTtgtacttgccctaagagtACGCACTTCCTTTTCAGATTTCAAGGCTAGAGTTCGGTGGAACtatttttaacttttttttggAAACAAGGTGGCCTTCCAAAATAAAACTATTTGCAAAATGCATGATTAATTGAATTGCGCTAACAAGAGATATGTGCTCCCTCCGCACACGGAATGGGCTGCGTCGATGTAGGCCTGCTACGCCACCGGTGGGCAGCCTTACGCCTGGCACGCCGCGCAGGTACAGACGATGTCCTAGGTTTGGTTTTGTGCAGAATGTTCCCTACACGGCTGGCGAGCCCGTTGCGGCACCGGAAGGGAAGAGCAAGAGGAAGAGCTCTGGTGCTCCCTCCGTCGGTAATGCTTCTAGAAGGTACCATTTCAGTCTATGCTACGACGGTGCATAATCTATTTGCTGGCTGCTGATCTGTGCTGTTGGTTTGTTGAGCTGATCGTGAAACTATTCTTGCGGTGCATGCAGCAGTGATGGCAGGAGCGAGGAGACATCAGATAAAAGATATGCTAGTGTCGAGCACAAGGTACTGTGCTGGTCATTACCTAAATGCCATAGCTGGCTGTAGTGTAGCGGTGTTGGGACCGTGTTGGTTTATTGTGATTTTGCAATTTTTGTCTAGCTATTACCTTCTGCAAAGAGGAGAATGTCAACCGGTGCAAATGTGCAAGGTTGGCTCACATGATCCGTAGTGCCTACTTGTAAGATACAATGCAGTACCTTCCTGTTTTGGTGGGTATGTGCCTGAGTGCCTGACCACTGTTACCTTTCAAGCGAGCCATCTCAGGCTGCAACAATGCAAGAGGAGGTCTGCAGGAAAGCTCTTGGTTTCAACAACTGAAATGGCAGCAATTTCCAATGCAAGACCGAACTTGAACATTGGACTAGATCTTTGGAGTAATTCTCTAGTTAAAGTAGAGACCTCTTGACAGATTTAGATAAATGCAGCAACACCTTCCCATGACGTCCCTTTGTCACAGATGGTAAGTATGGGAAACATACTATGGCAATTTGCATGAACAACTAGTATTCTGTATCTCTAATAAATCTAGAGCATGGCATCTTTCCATCTTCCTCATGTGCTTTCTTTTAGCAGGATGATGGAGAACTGAAGAGTGAGAGAAGAAATCAATCTAACAGAGAGTCAGCAAGGAGATCAAGACTACGCAAGCAGGTACTGTCATAGTGTACTCAATTAGAATTTTTGGGGTGATGCTCTGATCATAAATGGTGCGACCAGCAATACGGAAAATACTGATTCTCTACTTTGTTAAGCATGTAGAAAGGTCTACTGATCTGTACGAAAAAATGCTTTAGTTACGTATGATTGGCGCACTGTTATAATGTCGTAACTCTTAACCTGAAGATGCTGCGGCTGGCCTAGGAAGGACCTTAACTAGTCTCTTATCCACCATATATCACCATGTGGTTATACAAATACATGAATATGTATGAAGAGTCTTGGGTGAGGTGGATAAAATCGTagacaatttgaatttgcagaTACTTGGCAGTCCTCTTAACCTGCCATGATGTACTGATTTGGGTAATTAAGTGTGCCCTTGACCTGCCCTGACCCTCAGACAATTATTTTTTTGTGGGAGCGCATAGATCTGAACTTCAACAAACATCTAATTTGTCTAGGCTGTCGCACCAATGAGATTTTCTTggacaaataaataaaacattTTTTGTAATTGATGGTATTAATTGTCTTATACTTGGAGATAATTTGGTCAGAACATTAGATGtactataattatataattgaACTCAACATTGTACAACTTCTTTAATAAAA from Panicum virgatum strain AP13 chromosome 9K, P.virgatum_v5, whole genome shotgun sequence encodes:
- the LOC120652980 gene encoding patatin-like protein 6 — its product is MDEAEEMQVERLHEEADAGGADTDKLSYEIFSILESKFLFGYTDPHQLWLPKAPPPAQASAAAAAAAVAPGKAAQRGKVCVLCVDGGGGGLRALLAGRALAHLEAALRRASGDPDARVADYFDLAAGTGAGGVFAAMLFSTHSRGAPLFHADDTWRLVADHAPRMFRRPAGSSASLFCRGKKRPLAAPTAALGAAMRSAFGEELTLRDTIKPVLISCYDLKTSAPLVFSRADALENESYDFRLCEVGRAAWSEAGRFEPAEVSSVDGATSCAAVDSGPTMGSPAAAAITHVLHNKHEFPFVRGVEDLLVLSIGGCSGGGPGAAADADLRRMHRWGPKEWARPIARIAADGAADLVDHAVARAFGQCRSSNYLRIQAKRESMPPCGPDGEYEPTPANVRALLAAADEMLKQRNVESVLFEGRRVGEQTNAEKLDRFAAELVAEHRSRGSRIAPTVAFKQAPRKPSALG
- the LOC120652981 gene encoding common plant regulatory factor 1-like isoform X1, which encodes MFEEAISRLHLRPATPPVGSLTPGTPRRYRRCPRFGFVQNVPYTAGEPVAAPEGKSKRKSSGAPSVGNASRSSDGRSEETSDKRYASVEHKDDGELKSERRNQSNRESARRSRLRKQQKCEELDQKVTDLAAINGSLRSELD
- the LOC120652981 gene encoding uncharacterized protein LOC120652981 isoform X2, whose translation is MQQQQKRSAAAAREPLKAEAQRERRAKAAAQKGAATGGAAAAAPEQRREATGGAAAAPEQMSSGRPGHALEQNGASGDQSKGLSKRLQRSKGRQESLKLKPRCLRPTTGYCQWTNH